The genomic stretch CGGATAGTCACATAGGTTTTTGGATGAgctatacaccaaacctgctgggcatggttggacgtaggttattccagctacacattggtaaaaagaatgttggtcatcagGTTTAGGGTAGTTCCCATCTGCTTTTCCGTGACAGTGTCCTGTAGGTGTACTGGTAGTTTGAGCCGGATAGTCACATCGGTTGTTGGATGAgctatacaccaaacctgctgggcatggttggacgtaggttattccagctacacattggtaaaaagaatgttggtcatcagtTTTAGGGTAGTTCCCATCCGCTTTTCCGTGACAGTGTCCTGTAGGTGTACTGGTAGTTTGAGCCGGATAGTCACATCGGTTTTTGGATGAgctatacaccaaacctgctgggcatggttggacgtaggttattccagctacacattggtaaaaagaatgttggtcatcagGTTTAGGGTAGTTCCCATCCGCTTTTCCGTGACAGAATCCTGTAGGTGTACTGGTAGTTTGAGCCGGATAGTCACATAGGTTTTTGGATGAgctatacaccaaacctgctgggcatggttggacgtaggttattccagctacacattggtaaaaagaatgttggtcatcagGTTTAGGGTAGTTCCCATCTGCTTTTCCGTGACAGTGTCCTGTAGGTGTACTGGTAGTTTGAGCCGGATAGTCACATCGGTTGTTGGATGAgctatacaccaaacctgctgggcatggttggacgtaggttattccagctacacattggtaaaaagaatgttggtcatcagGTTTAGGGTAGTTCCCATCCGCTTTTCCGTGACAGTGTCCTGTAGGTGTACTGGTAGTTTGAGCCGGATAGTCACATCGGTTTTTGGATGAgctatacaccaaacctgctgggcatggttggacgtaggttattccagctacacattggtaaaaagaatgttggtcatcagGTTTAGGGTAGTTCCCATCCGCTTTTCCGTGACAGAATCCTGTAGGTGTACTGGTAGTTTGAGCCGGATAGTCACATAGGTTTTTGGATGAgctatacaccaaacctgctgggcatggttggacgtaggttattccagctacacattggtaaaaagaatgttggtcatcagGTTTAGGGTAGTTCCCATCCGCTTTTCCGTGACAGTGTCCTGTAGGTGTACTGGTAGTTTGAGCCGGATAGTCACATCGGTTGTTGGATGAgctatacaccaaacctgctgggcatggttggacgtaggttattccagctacacattggtaaaaagaatgttggtcatcagtTTTAGGGTAGTTCCCATCCGCTTTTCCGTGACAGTGTCCTGTAGGTGTACTGGTAGTTTGAGCCGGATTGTCACATTTTTTTCCGTGACAGGGGTTTCCAGAACGAAATGCAAGGCCAGGTAAACCTAAAGGAATTATAGTCAGATATGTGTTAATAGCTATTTCTGAAAGAGCACATATTTTCCTTCTGcataatacaaatgtataaatgtaataaaagggGATTACATTAAAGATAACTGCATTGAATCACCACTAACCCATCCCTTCCTGGTTTTCCAACAATTGTTGAGTTAAGGACATCATTTATTGAATAGTAAGACTTATGAATCATACATGTTATAAACTTACCCAAGCTGGCGATGATCACGCAGAGACCTTCAAAGTGACAGACTGGTTAATTTCGGGTTTAAACTCAGCTTaacagtgttaaatgtgtgtattcttTTCAATGAATGTGTTACTTAAATGTATTCTTCTAGCGTCTATAGCTGCAACTCTGGCGGTGTTAAACGGagtgaatacaaaatatatttaaaaacataattcttAGCACTAAGACGTTTTCTTTCCGTATGTTATAATCATCCACAGCGTACATGAAACTAACCGGAGACAGGTAACACTGCAACACACGGTTAAAAGTGTCATACGATAACAGAATATATACAGATTATATTTCGTTTGCTCTCAAGTCCGTTTCACAACACCGGAGTTACAGCTGAAAGAATAAGGCTAACATATTGTCACATATGCCATATAAATACATCTGCATCATGAATTCATATACAGAGCTATCTTACTCGAGATGAAGCAATGATATTTTAAATCAGTTAATTAACTAATTaggtaaatatgtttttgaccctttaaaaaacattaacttGATCGGCGTGCCTTACCTGCAATTAGAGTGAGCTTGAACATGTTGCCACTATGTGGGTAAGCAGAAACAGAAGCATTTGATTAATATGCAGTGGAAACAATATGAAGAGAATTATTAATTAGACAAATCCTCACCCTGAACTATTATTAATAAATTGGTACCACAAAGAAAAGTTATTTCAAGTCAGACAACCGCACAGCTTAATACACAAACTTGCTGCATTGTCTTTAGAAAGTGGGTCAGTTTCATATTCTGTGGTTGTTCCAGCAGTGCTACGAAGAAAAAGTTTAATTAAAGTATTGGAACAAAATAtttttgacacatttcacaAGTGGTGTACTTTTGCATACATGATGTAATGATGTAGCCAGCAGCCACTGATGTAGTCTGCCCCCACCAAAATACTTAAGGGATATTCTCCATTCTCACcaagataaacatttaaattgtcaAACATAGTGACCAGAATTGAGagaaaaatgtacaatacagcTATAAAATGCCCAAAGTATCGGTATTGAGTCGGAAGGATAGGCTGGTACTCAGCATCCCACACGTACATATACCTGTATGAGATATATGTagcaataaaaagtaaattagtgaaaaatatgtttgtaaattcaaattaaaaggtATACTTACAAATGGTGAAAGAAGCACACCGTCTCTCTGCTGTGACTGATGTCTGATAGATTTTCTGCTGCGATGCTTTATATGGGTATGGAACTGACGAGGTGTGGCAATTTTGAAGGtcagacattttttattgtacACTGATGGAAACTGGCACAGAAGAAAGGTGTGCTTTGGCAATGGATCAAACATCCAGCTTAGGTGTTCTAATGCTTCGTTAATGGCAGACGTCAGAGGAGAATGGCCAAACTGGGTAACTCATCAGAAGCAGAATCAGAACCCTTTATTGCCAAGTAAGTTGGACttacaaggaatttgtcttgACGGTTGGTGcataacattggacaataagacAAATATACAGCCCTTGAATATGTTaagaagctgtttgtgtgtcgtgaggtcttggtcctgatggacctcagcctcctgccagatggaagagacacaaactgtttTTGTCCAGGGTGAGAGAGGTCAGCTACAATCTTTCTTGCTCGCTTCAGGGTCCTTGAAGCGAACAGGTCTTGGAGGgccggcagattgcagccaatcaccctctcgGCAGAGCGGATGATACGCTGCAGCCTGCCCTTGCAGCAAACCAGAcgatgatggaggagcagaggatggactcaatgatggaggtgtagaagtgcaccattaTTGTCTTGGGCCAGAAAAACTGGTAGAAGACCTCTGCTGTAGAGCCCTGCATCTAGTCAGTGTGACATTTACTCTAGTAAGTCCAAGGAACCTTAAGGTTAGATAACCAAGTCTTTAAGCGAGTCCAGTCTCATAACACTCAATTTAATTACAATCTTAAGTATACAGCTCTGGCCACAGCAAATAATAAACATAACCAATAGGTTTACATAAACTGAGAGTTACAGCCATTAATCAAGCCAAGTCTACATCTGTGTTTGCTTCATTCAACAACATGtggtaaattaaaaaacactccATTTAAACACACAATCAATAACAACAGTTATCTTTCCAGCATGATCAGTTCAAAGTGTGGTTTTCACCTGTAGTTCCTGGCCAGTTGCTCATAGATTCCCTGAGATCAACAAAACAACGTCATGATATGTCTAATATGCAAATTAGTTGAATTAACGATACATGCACAGAACACATTTTTGAATTGAGGAACAGAATGTAACACATCTAATTACACAGTGATTATAAATTCCACAACAAGAATACACCCAATTTTCTGAGAAGCTGTGGGTGTGGGCTGCTTTGCATAAAGTCATGTCAAGGTGTGGCTGCCTCACAACAACCCAGCGCAATCTTGACTTCTCACATGAgccacctcagagatcaattatcttgTAATGTGGTTTCTCCACTGTAAAGAATGTTGGCGTTATCTTTAATCAGGACTCCATTTAAACACACAATCAATAACGACAGTTATCCTTCTGGCATGATCAGTTCAAAGTGTTGTTTTGACCTGTAGTTCCTGGCCAGTTTCTCATAGATTCCCTGAGATCAACAAAACAGCATCATGACATGACGTACGGCATGTCTACAAATTATTGAGAAGTAACGATACATGCAcagaacaattttttttttaattgaggaACAGAATGTAACACATCTGATTACACAGTGATTATAAATTCTACAACAAGAACACTCCCAATTTCTTTGCCTacctaacatttaaaaaatccgGCACTCCTGTTttaaagcgatgcagaaaaactggttcaagCGTTTGTTATTTCTAGACTAGATAATAAgactctaataagtctcttaagttcttccagttaatccagaatgctgcagctcatgtactcacaCAAAGTAAGAAcatagatcacattactcctgtattagctgcgctgcactggctccctgtaaaatcaagaatcgcATTTagaattcttctcctcacctacaaagccttgattggtgatgcaccatcatatcttaaggagcttgtagtaccatattgccccacaaGCGTAGCGCAGTatccccccctcctttctccccAACCATCTCTCCAACCAGTGTGTTTCTCTCCAACCTctaaatgatgtgtgtgtggaaggggagggtgtgtgtgtgtgtgtgtgtgtgagcgtgtggaGGGGAAGTTTATGGTTTCGAGCTTAGCGCTGTTAACATCTGAGTAAACCTCATGGTCGGTCTCGTCGGTGTCCTCGCACTAATCGAAGACTCCTTAGCAAAGGCAGTTTGACCCCAGGGCACGTGGTGTATGGTTGATGAGTGAGGACAACACACGGGttaatttgtttttcctccagctaACTGTTatgtttaaccttttaaaccccacgGCCCCCAATTGGGGTAAAATTGAACCCGTTGTGGTGGTTGTCGGGGTATTGCCCATTGTTTTGTCCATGACAGCGATTTCCAGTATGTGTCCTGGTAATTTGAgttgttgtggttctggtggTGGTAATGGGAAGTGTTGTTGGATCATCACAATAATTGCAGTATTCTCTTAAGACTGAAACAAAATGCAGTTGACATGTGAAAAGAACAAGTGTCTTCtcaaaagattacaaattgctgcatttaAACTGGAAAATTGCTGAATATCTTCTTTGTCCACTATTTATTTGGTAAACAACATTGATCCCTTTCTACAATTAATGGCAGACatgtgaggaataaatggcggcctgaggggtatggtcttcctgtctgaacttgcgctagagctccatttcaatcagggagagaccagttagataaagaaaggatgcatgtttattgttaacagatgatatgaaatgatgaagtctcagagtctttggcgcttggactctgtgGGGAGAtatgcaattgagggccgactgccccgatcagcaacgagatagatccccaaAAGGAAGTAGACCACAGCTTAAAATCTCCCCCAAAAGAATGTTTACTTACCGATCGGGAGCTGGTAGCGAATGACCGATGATGGCATGAGCTGCTAAGAGATGAGGCATAACGATGAGCATGACAGAACTTTGAGGTTAGGCGATTAGAATCTGCGAGTTCAACATGAATGAAGCACTACGATGGCTAGGCCGCACTGGCCCGagcatgattttatttatttattttccttagcCAGCATGGTCAGCGGTGACCTAAATAGCAGCAAGTTGAGCTAGGACTTCGTAGCTTGTGTCCTGGAATGACGGCAAGACATTTTAGAGATTCCCATATGGTAGTAGAATACCTGGATGTGAATGattagctgaatacgtgattAGTTGAATTAAATAATTGAATATTATGAGTCATCTGACTGGAAATGACGGATAAGAGCAGCCGGAGAGCTCCAGTTGGCCAATTGGCCTgcgcaccaccaccaccagtataTGCATGCATCGAGATGTGGGCAAACGTGATATTGAGACTTTAGATGCGATGATAGCAGATGTGGTAActtgcagtagtagtagcaaaaCTCTAGTTAAAACATGACTGACAAGAGAGATTTAAGGCACGCTAGAGGGAATGGGTCGGGCCTGAAGAATCAATCTATGCTATCCATGAGGAAGGTCGAGAGGGAATTCTGTATGGAACGACGGGATATTCCCccgggatgctgctgctgcgttaACTGTGATTCCCCTTAACGAAGCTCAGTGTGCTGCGACGAATGCCCAATGCTGCGATGTATGCGATTGCTAGAAGGTACCCGATGATAGATTTGTATAGCGTTTGAAAGAGATACTCGATACTAGACCAGGCTGTGTATCTCCTTCCCTTCCGGCACTTAGCATTGTAAGACCATTAAAAGCAGTACCGATTGCCCGAGAGAGATGCAATGACGGGGAAAAGCGAAAACATGCTTGGATAGTATCATGGGTTAAGCAGATTTAGATGAATTTGTATTAAGGGCTGTTacaatgctgctgctgcgacGTATCGCAATCCCACTAGTGGAATCCCCATGCTGCTGGAGCGTATGCGGTTTGGCTAAAGGATGCCCGGTGCTGCTGCGATGTATGCAATGATTtttgcttctccttctctcGCCAGTTGTTCACCTGCTAAGATGAGGCATGAAATAGATGTTATACTGTCGATCTGATGCCATTTCGATATACACAACATTTATTAGAATACGATACAGTGGCAATTCCCGTAAACGATGTGTATGTAGTGGATAGGATACGACAGTGAGCGTCTGAGCGGGAGTAAGTGATAGAATGGATATAGCGCTACTTACCAGATATGACTATGTAACACCACTTGCCCGATCTGTTTGCCATGATGCCGCAAGTCAAGGCCGTTTTGTATGGTGGTTTTTAGTGGTAAATCGCCCGCGGTAGGTAAgtaagtgcctttttttttttacctggcGGCCAGAAGGATTAAATGTGACTCTAGTAACCCTGATCCGGGACCGGCCTTGTAGATGCCTTTATAGGAGAGAGATTTGGGGCTCGCCGCTATTACGGGATTTACGGTAATGTTTCACCTGTCGAACCGAGAGATTGTTACGGTCTGGGCAGCGGCTAAAACTAGCGTCTGACCACATTTATATGATCGAGGAGAAGATCCGGGTGCGACGTGCTGATTGATGTATTTACCTTGAATGATGAATgcttgaattgaaatgaatgcGGAGCGCGCGGGGCCGCTGGCACAAGCCGGGCCGCGGGAAATGCTGTTGCGGCAGGAGTTTGAGGATATCCGCCCTAGTGCGTGCATGGATGGTTGCCGGAGTTTAGCCGGATGCTGCATGGTGCCGATCGGTTTGTTACCGGCGCGGAGTGACCCGGAGTACCCGGTGAAAATGCCCGCGGGGAAAACGATTGGGAGGAGGTGCTTTCTCCTCTGCTGGTGACTGGACGTCGCTGGCTCTGGAACGAGgctggaaaaaggaaaaatggaCGTTTGCCGGTTCGTTATGAGCACGCAGACGCTGGCTAATGGAGAACACGGATAGCAGCCGCATTAATTGTGTGTAAaagcagcatgaatgaactgaaggtagagagacagtcatatttaaacgagacagcagcaagatgattggctaaccattTCATTATTTCCGTGTGTTTATTGGATAGAGGgtatcagctgatctgcgcagaaCGATGACAGCaaataaacaatgagtgagcatgcgtgaggaatgattggcagacatatgaggaataaatggcgggttgaggggtatggtcttcctgtctgaacttgcgctatagCTCCATTTCAACCGGTGCAAGAAGTTGCATTGAGTTATTTAatacaattttctttttccactcaTGATTTGCACATAagaaaccaaagtcacttggagaatgcgggcatcgatctaccatttgagctaattccccagTATAAAAAAAACTTGGGGTAGAGCCGCCTAGCTTGCCTCCGCTACCAGCGCAATTCAACGCTGTTCCAAACTTTCCAGACCTTTGTACACACTTTGGAAAGTGACGTAGATCTGATTTTTTATGTAAAGCCAGTCCACGGACGACGAAGTCTAATTAGAATTATGTATCGTAGGAGTAAATTGAGTGGCTGTTGAGTtggcacaaaataaaaaaggaagaaaatacaTTATGACCCACATTACGTAAAGACTCAAATAGCACCGAGTAAATATTACAAGAAACCTAAGAAATGTTTAAAATTTTATTTAAGTATAAAATTGAAATACCCTCCAACAACTGGGCTTTTCTCTATCTGCCTGCTACAAATGCTATTAAATCATCTAGTATAACTAAAATAGGAATTTACATTATTTCACAAAATTTGTCATCAACACTAGAGACAACATCACACATAAAGTAGCATTTCTcaggatttatttttccttaaaaCCACTTTATCTGTAATTTcttaatcttaaaaaaaaaaaaaaaccatgttTGGTGATTTTGAATTGAGCATAAGAACAGTATCATTATCAATGTATAGTTGCACCTTTCTTAACCCACCTCAGCTTCATGCCGACTCTTTGCCCGttccaaatgtttgattttgtagTTCCAgtaaccaacaacaacaatggtgGTTAGTGGTAAACTCAAATAGAGACTTCAACTTGTCTGTCACACAGCCTTTATAGTACTTTTAAAGGCTGACTTTAAAAGCAACCTATATTTAAGTTACAGTTTACTTTTAATAAAATCATATCAACAGGCAGTAATTACATTATTGTAAAACCCCAGATCCTAAAAAGCGATCTCTCCTAAACTCCGGGCCGATGCGCAAGAAGTTGCCACCCAGTGTCAGGAGCAGCATACGGGACTGACCTCCCACCTGCTGCGTGTGGAGCGATTTAGCTGACGGGCTTTCAGGTATACCTGTGGGACGAGTGGGCAGGGGACCCATTAGACTGGGTGAAAGATTCGGTGTAGTTGGGGTAACTGGTGTAGCACGGAGGGTTGTCAAGTTCAGAAGGAGATCCAATGCTGTTGCTGGAAGAGTCATCCATTGAGGGATCCTGCAAAACGGGACAAATTCAGGCCAAATCCATTCTCTGCCAAACAATTGTCCAGTTTTTTATAATCACTCCATGGTCCACTCAACCTTATATTTCAAAAGCCGGCAATTGTAATCTAATTTACGtcttaagttttttttaaatagtgcaGATGTGTGTCTTGCTTCCTTTTATTAGCCACAGCATTTTGATAAGATCATAGCGATGATAAGAGAGATACCTTTTGCTGCAGGATGTAAAGGGAAGTTACAGCATTTACTCCATTATGCTCGGTCCTTTTTGGAAGCACATCAGCTGTGGCAAAGCATAAAACATTTAGACGCATCGCCTAATTTTGCATTGTTATTGACCGTCATCACAGTGGGATATTTATTCAGTATAACTATACCTGTTTGATTGATTGGCGAGCAATCAAATGGGTCATAAATGCTGGAGAGAGGCTTTGTAGCTGGATGTCTTCGCCTAAGACAAAAGGGATTCAATGCATTTATGTTATGTGATCGTGTCTATTTGGACTCCAAACTTTGTCTTTCTTAAAAATCAGTGCAGTGTAGGGTGTTAGCAATTCCTACTTTTTGGAAGGCGTCCAGCAGGCACATACTGTCACCAAGGTGATGAGGAAGAATATGCCCCCAGTGGAAAGGATGATATAGAGGGAACTTCTTCCTGGTAGGATATGCAAAATTACAGTTTCAGAATACGGAAACatacaaaaaagtattttatagATTATGATTGTTGAATATCTGAGCATAAAGCTACTTTTAGACATGCTAGTGGCATAGCTCCAGGGATGGGTGGTCcgccactttggtccagactaaaAATATCTATAAAACTTTTGGATGGATTTTCATGAAACTTAGCACCAAATATCCAGGGTGCCCATAGACTGAATCCTGACGACTTTGGCGATCCCCCTGAATTTTCCTCTAGAGTTCACCTGCTGAGGAAATTATTCACGTATCCTGTTAAATATGTCCACATCTATTTGATTCATGGTGCCCCAGACAATAATCTAGCTCAATTTGGCGATACCATGACTTTGCCTCTTGCAACACCAACCAGGTTAAAAAGTATAATATGCAGAAATGTATCcactaatacaaaaataatcccTCTCAATCATCTCCAACTGGAAGTGTGCGTGTGGCGGTGTCTGCAGAGACCCAGTCACTGCCTGCATCTTCTCTTATGTTGCTGTATTCGGGACGTTTCTCGGCATCGGCAACGAGTGTCTTTGTGCTTTTATTCTATTCAAAAAATCTattcagaaaatattttttatttctcttattCACTGCCTTGTTCTCACTATTGCCGctccctctcttcattcacTCGGTAGCTAGTTTGTTTTCTCAGGGCATGCATTTGAATGCCTGTTTACAAACATCAACCgacatttctttttaacaatTTTATACCTTTTTAACATTTCGTAACTTTGAGTGAAAGTTCTAAAACAACTAGTCATTGGATTGCCAAGAAGTATGTCCTGCGATAGTAAAAGGGTTGACGTTTTGTTGCCTGTCGTCATTTAATTTACGTATAAATGTGTTCCCTCTTACAAGCCATGCATACTCAAGCCTTGTCTGTTGTCCCAAACCTGTAACATTATCAGAGGCCACtagc from Cyclopterus lumpus isolate fCycLum1 chromosome 14, fCycLum1.pri, whole genome shotgun sequence encodes the following:
- the LOC117742806 gene encoding hepatocyte cell adhesion molecule-like codes for the protein MKAEKEAPSKAKIISQILMLMCLGSFDSGGVLAVNMTIPNTLIRGAVGGEALLSVSYSSFSLDLPVIKWQLKREKSVTVVQSIGTDIIGTLRPEYRDRILVFENGTLLLHNLRLSDDGTYDVEISITDDTFTGEGSITLTVDESISRPYIHMEASSVLERSENVILNCSHENGTRTAYRWFKGGQPLTNVTRFTLSPDQKLLTIARVLMADDDIYSCAVENPLGIMTSLPIRLTVYRRSSLYIILSTGGIFFLITLVTVCACWTPSKKRRHPATKPLSSIYDPFDCSPINQTADVLPKRTEHNGVNAVTSLYILQQKDPSMDDSSSNSIGSPSELDNPPCYTSYPNYTESFTQSNGSPAHSSHSLVPEPATSSHQQRRKHLLPIVFPAGIFTGYSGSLRAGNKPIGTMQHPAKLRQPSMHALGRISSNSCRNSISRGPACASGPARSAFISIQAFIIQGKYINQHVAPGSSPRSYKCGQTLVLAAAQTVTISRFDR